In Geotalea uraniireducens, one genomic interval encodes:
- a CDS encoding restriction endonuclease, which translates to MAIWLIRAGSYGEYEQKFIQEKRVYVTWDNFNQDLSLLSSRDTLYAAMASIYPDSKPKRLQNWVSQVWPFAHEINTGDLVILPLKTQPVIYIGEVTGDYHFEPDGPNPFYHWRPVTWIGEAIPRSNFSQDILYTLGAFLTICRVQRNNAEARINAMRANDWKPESVAAVAATPAVAADTDEAAVSTNLEELALDQIARVIEAKFKGHGLTRLVEAILNAQGYTTYRSPEGSDGGADILAGTGPLGFGAPRLCVEVKSEASPIDRPTVDKLIGAVTKFKANEGLFVSWSGFKTNVQKELAASFFTVRLWTQKELLEQLFAHYDKLDEDLKAELPLKRIWMIAAQEEE; encoded by the coding sequence ATGGCAATCTGGTTAATCCGAGCCGGTTCTTATGGTGAATACGAACAGAAGTTCATTCAGGAAAAACGGGTTTACGTGACCTGGGACAATTTCAATCAGGACCTTTCGCTCCTCTCTAGCCGAGATACCCTGTATGCCGCTATGGCTTCGATATATCCCGACTCTAAGCCGAAACGCCTCCAGAATTGGGTGAGCCAGGTTTGGCCTTTCGCCCACGAAATAAACACTGGCGACCTCGTTATCCTGCCACTCAAGACTCAACCAGTAATTTACATCGGAGAAGTGACCGGTGATTATCATTTCGAGCCGGACGGACCAAACCCGTTTTACCACTGGCGGCCGGTCACGTGGATAGGAGAGGCCATTCCCAGGTCAAATTTCAGCCAAGATATCCTCTACACCCTCGGGGCATTCCTCACGATCTGCCGCGTCCAGAGAAATAACGCAGAAGCGCGTATCAATGCCATGCGTGCAAACGACTGGAAACCGGAAAGTGTTGCAGCGGTGGCCGCTACACCCGCCGTGGCCGCAGATACGGACGAGGCAGCCGTATCGACGAATCTTGAGGAATTGGCTCTCGACCAGATTGCCCGGGTCATCGAGGCAAAATTTAAGGGGCACGGTTTGACTCGATTGGTAGAGGCCATTTTGAATGCTCAAGGCTACACAACCTATCGTAGCCCGGAAGGATCTGATGGGGGGGCCGACATCCTTGCTGGTACCGGCCCGCTGGGGTTCGGCGCTCCTCGACTCTGTGTCGAAGTGAAGTCCGAAGCGTCTCCCATCGACCGCCCCACCGTGGACAAGTTGATCGGCGCAGTTACGAAATTCAAAGCCAACGAGGGGCTTTTCGTATCGTGGAGCGGGTTTAAAACCAACGTCCAGAAAGAACTTGCCGCAAGCTTTTTCACGGTACGTCTCTGGACCCAGAAGGAGCTGCTGGAACAGCTTTTCGCTCACTATGACAAGCTTGATGAGGATTTGAAGGCAGAATTACCGTTGAAACGCATCTGGATGATAGCGGCGCAGGAAGAGGAGTAG
- a CDS encoding transposase gives MARKPRIHHPGAFYHVMLRGNGKQDIFFDDRDRYRFYLLLQEGVERFRHRIHAFCLMSNHVHLVVQVDALPLSRIMQNLSFRYTRWINWRHDRCGHLFQSRYKAVLVDGDSYLLELVRYVHLNPVRAGMAAAPGEYPWTGHKAYCGMETLPWLCTDMILGMLSETRDAASRAYLAFVRDGISEGRRGEFHGEGTADSRILGDEEFVHNLMGEGGFPRTAISIDDVISAVCRHYRLTPEMLAQPGKKQVLSRARGMAAWIIQDLPSCSLTELGRRTGRDLSSLSAIAARLHARSAVEASLAEEKGAILAQITQITRCKA, from the coding sequence GTGGCACGCAAGCCTCGCATTCATCATCCTGGCGCCTTCTATCACGTCATGCTGCGCGGCAACGGTAAACAGGACATCTTCTTTGATGACCGGGACCGCTACCGCTTTTACCTTCTCCTGCAGGAAGGGGTGGAGCGTTTCCGCCACCGCATCCACGCCTTTTGTCTCATGAGCAACCATGTCCACCTGGTGGTGCAGGTGGATGCGCTGCCCCTCTCCCGCATCATGCAGAACCTCTCTTTCCGGTATACCCGTTGGATCAACTGGCGCCACGATCGTTGCGGCCATCTCTTTCAGAGCAGGTACAAGGCGGTTCTCGTGGATGGCGATTCGTACCTTCTCGAACTGGTGCGCTACGTCCACCTCAATCCTGTGCGGGCGGGAATGGCCGCAGCTCCCGGGGAATATCCGTGGACGGGTCATAAGGCGTACTGCGGCATGGAGACGCTCCCCTGGCTTTGCACCGACATGATTCTGGGGATGCTGTCCGAAACGAGGGACGCGGCGAGCCGGGCCTATTTGGCCTTTGTGCGCGACGGCATCTCCGAGGGAAGGCGAGGGGAGTTCCACGGCGAGGGGACTGCCGACAGCCGAATACTCGGCGACGAGGAATTCGTTCACAACCTGATGGGAGAGGGGGGATTCCCAAGAACGGCGATTTCCATCGATGACGTCATCTCGGCCGTTTGCCGCCACTACCGGCTTACGCCGGAAATGCTCGCCCAGCCGGGAAAGAAGCAGGTGCTGTCCCGTGCCCGGGGAATGGCGGCGTGGATTATCCAGGACTTGCCGTCGTGCTCGCTGACCGAACTGGGTCGCCGTACGGGGAGAGACCTGTCGTCGCTGAGTGCAATAGCGGCGCGCCTGCATGCACGATCTGCCGTGGAGGCCTCTCTTGCCGAGGAGAAGGGGGCCATCCTTGCGCAAATCACACAAATCACAAGATGCAAAGCCTGA
- a CDS encoding restriction endonuclease subunit S, translated as MLRPFNLRGLRSDAAEIVYLSPGFIAQQGLKTFKRGDIAFARVGDVGCGVVIQAEVTISPNVIVASLKQGAVDPFFATVFFNTRFGRLQMEGAIKVVAQPTISTEIIKELRLPVFSEDFQKSVKQAFLKSEQLQDEANRLATQSEQTLLHALNLDSWQPPEPLTYTRRASDAFAAKRLDAEYFQPKYQSLRDSLSAKFELQTLEQIGKITKGITIPYSEDGPVPIIRSGDLKDLEDDGKFLRAASDSPIFKLHRGDVLISSIGFGSIGKVQVFDKPGTFGTVSEVTVIRQNRLNPYYLHFYLRSIAGQLQIERFITGATGQLHLYPKDVGKFFVPLIPEADQAKLEELAKTAKAARAKAKKLLERAKRAVEVAIESSESVALSYLNGD; from the coding sequence ATGCTACGTCCGTTCAATCTCCGAGGGTTACGGTCTGATGCAGCGGAAATAGTTTACCTTTCCCCCGGCTTCATAGCCCAACAGGGACTGAAAACCTTCAAACGGGGAGATATTGCCTTTGCCCGTGTCGGTGATGTGGGTTGCGGAGTCGTGATTCAAGCAGAGGTAACAATCAGTCCGAACGTGATTGTCGCCTCTCTGAAGCAAGGTGCTGTCGATCCCTTCTTTGCTACAGTGTTCTTCAATACTCGCTTTGGCAGGCTTCAAATGGAAGGTGCTATCAAGGTGGTAGCGCAACCAACCATTTCAACAGAGATTATCAAAGAGTTGCGTTTGCCGGTTTTCTCCGAAGACTTCCAGAAATCGGTTAAGCAAGCATTCCTGAAAAGCGAGCAGCTACAAGATGAGGCGAACAGATTAGCTACCCAGTCCGAACAAACCCTGCTCCATGCTCTCAATCTCGATAGTTGGCAACCACCTGAGCCGTTGACCTATACTCGCCGTGCCTCCGATGCTTTCGCTGCAAAACGGCTGGATGCAGAATATTTTCAACCGAAATACCAATCGTTGCGTGACTCACTTTCAGCAAAATTTGAACTTCAAACTCTTGAACAAATTGGAAAAATCACGAAGGGAATAACAATCCCATACTCGGAAGACGGGCCAGTCCCCATAATACGCTCTGGCGATTTGAAAGATTTGGAGGATGACGGGAAATTTCTTCGTGCAGCTTCCGACAGCCCGATATTCAAGTTGCATCGTGGCGATGTATTGATTTCTTCAATCGGATTTGGTTCGATCGGCAAGGTGCAAGTCTTCGACAAACCTGGCACTTTTGGTACGGTAAGTGAAGTAACTGTCATTCGACAGAACCGTCTTAACCCCTACTATTTGCACTTTTACCTACGCTCAATTGCCGGACAGCTCCAGATTGAACGATTTATCACCGGGGCAACTGGTCAGCTTCATCTTTACCCTAAAGATGTTGGCAAATTTTTCGTGCCACTAATTCCAGAAGCAGACCAAGCCAAATTGGAAGAATTGGCAAAAACCGCTAAGGCTGCCCGCGCCAAGGCTAAGAAGCTTCTGGAGCGGGCAAAACGAGCGGTTGAAGTTGCCATTGAATCCTCGGAATCCGTCGCCCTCTCATACCTCAACGGAGACTGA
- a CDS encoding tyrosine-type recombinase/integrase — protein MGKTMKQFTDRYLTSLKPQDKKYVVREGRGFAIQVLPSGTKTFMYIFELNKQKGYLLLGNYPAMSLGDARIAYNDAYKLVKNGIDPREEKRTAIEEQSRLAKEARLQAEAAALAAEKLEKDSFDSLIENELPEGYTPITVEQLAAVWYVKYSKENHSVRWRETILSAIKTHIIPGIGKMEISSVRHKHAVSLIEQIASKVPGSARNVMKFGRQMFKYACRQEWAEIQPFQEITASVPKIAPKTDDRHLDDDEIVKAWEEISKGPSSTEVKRALKLILVTAQRPGEVAQIHRDQIKDRWWTIPAEVAGKNEREHRVYLTDTALELIGQGKGYIFSSGRGKRGHISENTLSQAINRGYLDEDVVKVVGNRKIKARKEPYFGMKPWSPHDLRRTARTNMARVGITDEVGEEVINHIKPGIVGVYNKYRYDNEKKDALLKWEALLLDILSPKSQDSNADGE, from the coding sequence ATGGGGAAAACGATGAAACAATTTACCGACCGTTACCTCACCTCTCTCAAACCTCAAGATAAAAAATATGTCGTAAGAGAGGGCCGAGGATTCGCGATCCAGGTGCTGCCTTCAGGAACAAAGACATTTATGTATATCTTTGAACTGAACAAGCAGAAGGGTTACCTACTGCTCGGCAATTATCCCGCCATGTCCTTGGGTGATGCCCGGATAGCTTACAACGACGCATATAAACTCGTCAAGAACGGCATCGATCCACGCGAGGAAAAAAGAACAGCTATCGAGGAACAATCTCGATTGGCAAAAGAGGCTAGACTTCAAGCTGAAGCTGCAGCCCTTGCTGCTGAGAAATTGGAAAAAGATTCCTTTGATTCCCTGATAGAGAATGAACTCCCCGAAGGATACACCCCGATAACCGTAGAGCAGCTCGCTGCGGTATGGTACGTCAAATACTCTAAGGAGAATCATTCAGTTCGATGGCGAGAAACTATCCTTAGCGCTATCAAGACCCACATCATTCCCGGTATCGGCAAAATGGAAATTTCCTCTGTCAGACACAAGCATGCTGTTTCTCTCATCGAGCAAATTGCATCTAAGGTCCCGGGATCGGCTCGTAACGTGATGAAATTTGGCAGACAAATGTTCAAATATGCCTGTCGGCAAGAGTGGGCGGAGATTCAGCCGTTCCAGGAGATCACAGCATCTGTCCCTAAGATTGCCCCCAAAACTGACGACCGGCATCTTGATGACGACGAAATCGTGAAGGCGTGGGAAGAAATCAGCAAGGGACCAAGCTCTACCGAGGTCAAGCGTGCGCTTAAATTGATTCTGGTAACCGCTCAGCGCCCCGGAGAAGTTGCACAAATTCACCGTGATCAGATCAAGGACAGATGGTGGACTATTCCTGCAGAGGTTGCTGGCAAAAATGAGCGTGAGCACAGAGTCTACTTGACTGACACTGCTCTGGAACTGATCGGACAAGGTAAAGGGTACATCTTCTCATCTGGCCGAGGGAAAAGAGGCCATATTTCCGAGAACACTCTTTCACAAGCCATAAATCGAGGTTATTTGGACGAAGATGTCGTGAAAGTTGTTGGGAACAGAAAAATCAAAGCGCGCAAAGAACCTTACTTCGGGATGAAGCCGTGGTCGCCGCATGATCTTCGCCGAACCGCACGCACGAATATGGCACGAGTTGGCATTACAGACGAGGTTGGCGAAGAAGTCATAAATCACATCAAGCCAGGCATAGTCGGCGTTTACAATAAATATCGCTATGACAATGAGAAAAAGGACGCCCTTTTGAAGTGGGAAGCCTTGTTACTGGACATTCTGTCGCCCAAATCGCAGGATAGTAATGCAGATGGAGAATAG
- a CDS encoding DUF3024 domain-containing protein, which translates to MALPNLVKLLVEKMLSAYCAKKVPLHFSDKLKIGFRFRGNNATLFESRPFYADPQQWVEIVVAQFRFDASTSLWTLYWPDRNSRWHYYVDIDPAKKFEKPLKEVDDDPTGIFWG; encoded by the coding sequence ATGGCGTTGCCGAACCTGGTAAAATTGCTGGTTGAAAAGATGCTCTCAGCCTATTGTGCTAAGAAGGTTCCTCTTCATTTTTCTGATAAGTTGAAAATCGGCTTCCGGTTTCGGGGGAACAACGCGACCCTGTTCGAATCTCGACCATTCTATGCTGATCCGCAGCAGTGGGTCGAGATTGTGGTTGCCCAGTTCCGTTTCGATGCGTCGACATCTCTCTGGACGCTATACTGGCCGGATCGAAATTCCCGCTGGCACTACTACGTTGACATTGATCCTGCAAAGAAATTTGAAAAACCTCTGAAGGAAGTCGACGACGACCCCACCGGCATATTCTGGGGGTAG
- a CDS encoding integration host factor subunit alpha, whose product MTKADIVERVSDRCGISKKDSIEMVELVFSILKNTLEIGEDIKISGFGKFEIKNKHARKGRNPQTGDAITIEARRILTFKPSTILKNNINS is encoded by the coding sequence ATGACTAAGGCAGATATTGTTGAAAGAGTTTCCGACCGGTGTGGAATTTCGAAGAAAGATTCCATTGAAATGGTCGAGTTGGTTTTCAGCATTCTGAAGAACACCCTTGAGATCGGAGAGGATATAAAGATATCCGGCTTCGGAAAATTTGAAATTAAAAATAAGCACGCCCGCAAAGGCAGGAATCCTCAAACAGGTGATGCCATTACCATTGAGGCCAGAAGAATTCTAACGTTCAAACCGAGCACCATTCTGAAAAACAACATAAACTCTTAA
- a CDS encoding lytic transglycosylase domain-containing protein, which produces MRFATLVFLLCISVGSSNPASAFCFEEAGNRYGISPQLLYAISKGESSFNPLAINYNTNDTYDYGLMQINSSWEPALRKLGISWSYLADPCTNVMVGAWVLSQCIQDYGYTWPAVGCYNSRTPSKRDRYAARVARIVKHELSRPQSVQVASAINVATPWEEAFGREHR; this is translated from the coding sequence ATGCGCTTCGCCACTCTAGTTTTCCTACTTTGCATATCTGTCGGTTCATCAAATCCGGCATCCGCCTTCTGTTTTGAAGAAGCCGGTAACAGGTACGGAATCTCGCCTCAACTCCTCTATGCAATCTCCAAGGGGGAAAGCAGCTTCAATCCTCTCGCAATCAACTACAACACAAACGACACGTACGATTACGGCCTCATGCAGATCAACTCCTCATGGGAACCGGCGCTTCGCAAACTCGGCATCTCCTGGAGCTACCTTGCCGATCCATGCACCAATGTCATGGTCGGGGCCTGGGTTCTTTCCCAATGCATTCAGGACTACGGATACACCTGGCCGGCTGTCGGCTGCTACAACTCCCGCACACCGTCCAAACGTGATCGGTACGCCGCCAGAGTAGCCCGTATTGTCAAACACGAACTATCCCGTCCGCAATCAGTTCAGGTGGCTTCAGCAATCAACGTTGCCACTCCTTGGGAAGAAGCTTTTGGCCGTGAACACCGCTGA
- a CDS encoding pentapeptide repeat-containing protein yields MMTNRGRRLAIAACGVLGLASTGSAFDRLLLDRAKSLGECEHCDFSHAELKGIDFKGIKLDESDFSGAMLNGVRFEDCGECNFTGADLTGARLEGASLDEAIFENANLTSAAGSDAYIHHANFVGANLTGAVLKRFNAEKGDFSGANLTNAAVTGAKLKRAIFTDAIVKGADFSFADLSSAEMENLDLAGANFRGATLAGTNLQGAKLGKADFTGADLSSSQYSLSSTYDFTGRLVETFAPVKCSDLQEAGAIFDQTTKCGK; encoded by the coding sequence ATGATGACGAACAGGGGAAGACGGCTGGCCATTGCGGCCTGCGGAGTGCTGGGCTTGGCATCGACGGGGTCCGCCTTCGACCGGCTCCTGCTTGATCGGGCGAAGTCGCTGGGCGAGTGCGAACACTGCGATTTCAGTCACGCCGAGTTGAAGGGGATCGATTTCAAAGGGATCAAGCTGGACGAATCCGATTTCTCCGGAGCAATGCTGAACGGGGTACGTTTCGAGGACTGTGGGGAGTGCAACTTCACCGGCGCAGACCTGACGGGGGCGCGACTGGAGGGCGCAAGCCTCGACGAGGCGATCTTCGAAAACGCGAACCTTACCTCGGCCGCCGGTAGCGATGCCTATATCCATCACGCAAATTTCGTCGGTGCCAACCTGACCGGCGCCGTTTTAAAAAGATTCAACGCTGAGAAAGGGGACTTTTCGGGGGCGAACCTGACCAACGCCGCCGTCACCGGCGCGAAACTCAAGCGGGCCATCTTCACCGACGCTATCGTGAAAGGAGCTGACTTTTCCTTTGCCGATCTGTCATCCGCAGAGATGGAGAATCTGGATCTTGCCGGCGCAAATTTTCGCGGGGCGACGCTCGCCGGCACCAACCTGCAGGGGGCAAAGCTCGGCAAAGCGGATTTCACCGGTGCCGACCTGAGCAGTTCCCAGTACAGCCTCTCGTCAACCTACGACTTCACTGGACGGCTGGTTGAAACCTTCGCCCCGGTCAAGTGCAGCGACCTTCAGGAAGCGGGAGCAATCTTCGACCAGACGACGAAGTGCGGGAAATAG
- a CDS encoding N-6 DNA methylase: MNFTDILGSSKSSASLALFDSTSIAAIESTLTEKNGKPYLTCQVRNKEIQAKPEEIIRQLWIQRLLNEYKYPLSSLTVEYPITFGRDSSKRADIVVFDADRPTVPFLIIEVKQGDLKGGKEQLKSYTHATGAPLALWSNGNQATIWHRKNPNYFIEIPDLPTATQTIDDIAGQPWTIQNLIDEEHKREALGQKARNLRQLIEDMEDEVLANAGVDVFEEVFKLIFAKLYDEIACYQGRKGQKYLRFRNSNTAAQLKVNIQNLFDDAKAEWEGVFSPDEKIKLNPDHLQVCVGSLEEWKLFNSNLDVVDEAFEYLVNKSSKGEKGQYFTPRWVIDMCVKMMNPTEGETVIDTACGSAGFTVHAIFHVWKQILEDEGLTASHLFTMEDKPQRCKEYVRDKVFAIDFDEKSVRVARCLNLIAGDGQTNVLHLNTLDWTKWDETAKQDDWRDTYGDGWKKLRKLLAEKGSYRGFGFDVLMANPPFAGDIKQTDMLAPYELAHKTNGKLENKVGRDLLFIERNLDFLKPGGRMAIVLPQGRFNNSSDQRVREFIAERGRILAVVGLHPNTFKPHTGTKTSVLFVQKWNDDPKAGPLCPKVEDYNIFFATQKLESKDTSGDKIIAVKDGKLLRDTHGHWVIQHDLFNHDGLTQDGVTEAFVEFAKKEKLSFFL; this comes from the coding sequence ATGAATTTCACTGATATTCTCGGTAGCTCCAAGAGTTCGGCATCCCTTGCGCTTTTTGATTCAACATCAATCGCTGCCATTGAATCAACCTTGACCGAAAAGAACGGGAAGCCTTATCTCACCTGTCAAGTGCGGAACAAGGAAATTCAAGCCAAGCCGGAAGAGATCATCCGCCAACTCTGGATTCAACGCTTGCTCAACGAGTACAAGTATCCCCTTTCCAGTCTCACCGTAGAATATCCGATCACTTTCGGCCGCGACTCATCTAAACGGGCTGATATCGTGGTTTTCGATGCCGACCGCCCGACAGTTCCGTTCCTCATTATTGAAGTAAAACAAGGGGATTTGAAGGGGGGCAAGGAACAGCTCAAATCTTACACCCATGCCACTGGTGCACCGTTGGCGCTCTGGAGCAATGGCAACCAAGCCACCATTTGGCATCGTAAAAACCCCAATTATTTCATCGAAATTCCCGACCTTCCCACTGCCACCCAGACTATCGACGATATCGCTGGACAGCCTTGGACCATTCAGAACCTCATCGATGAGGAGCATAAACGCGAGGCTCTGGGGCAAAAGGCCCGCAATCTGCGGCAGTTGATTGAGGATATGGAGGACGAGGTACTAGCCAACGCCGGGGTGGATGTCTTTGAAGAGGTATTTAAGCTGATTTTTGCCAAGCTCTACGACGAGATTGCCTGTTATCAAGGGCGTAAAGGGCAAAAATACCTCCGCTTCCGCAATAGCAATACCGCTGCCCAACTCAAAGTCAACATCCAAAACCTGTTTGATGACGCAAAGGCCGAGTGGGAAGGAGTATTCTCCCCGGACGAAAAGATCAAGCTCAACCCCGACCACTTACAGGTCTGTGTAGGTTCCCTGGAAGAGTGGAAGCTGTTCAACTCCAACCTGGACGTGGTGGATGAGGCCTTCGAGTACCTGGTCAACAAGTCATCCAAAGGGGAGAAAGGGCAGTACTTCACCCCTCGCTGGGTTATTGATATGTGCGTTAAGATGATGAACCCCACAGAAGGGGAAACCGTCATCGATACCGCCTGTGGCAGTGCTGGGTTTACAGTGCATGCCATTTTCCATGTCTGGAAGCAGATATTGGAAGACGAGGGACTGACCGCTTCCCACCTCTTCACCATGGAGGATAAACCGCAACGCTGCAAGGAGTACGTACGGGACAAGGTTTTTGCCATCGACTTCGACGAAAAGAGCGTCCGGGTCGCCCGCTGCCTGAACCTGATCGCCGGTGATGGCCAGACCAACGTGCTACACCTGAATACCTTGGACTGGACCAAGTGGGACGAAACTGCAAAACAAGACGATTGGCGTGACACCTATGGAGATGGGTGGAAGAAGCTCCGGAAATTGCTGGCTGAAAAGGGAAGCTATCGCGGGTTTGGTTTCGATGTGCTCATGGCAAACCCACCCTTTGCCGGAGACATCAAGCAGACCGATATGCTGGCCCCCTACGAGCTGGCCCACAAGACCAACGGCAAGCTGGAAAATAAGGTGGGGCGCGACCTCCTCTTTATCGAGCGGAATCTTGATTTTCTCAAGCCCGGTGGCCGGATGGCGATAGTTCTTCCCCAGGGGCGTTTCAACAATTCCAGCGATCAGAGAGTAAGGGAATTCATAGCGGAGCGAGGCCGCATATTGGCGGTGGTCGGCCTGCATCCCAACACCTTCAAGCCCCACACCGGCACTAAGACCAGTGTGCTTTTTGTCCAGAAGTGGAACGATGACCCCAAGGCAGGGCCGCTTTGCCCCAAGGTAGAGGATTACAACATTTTCTTTGCCACGCAAAAGTTGGAGTCAAAGGATACCAGTGGTGATAAGATCATTGCCGTGAAGGATGGCAAGCTACTCCGTGACACGCACGGGCATTGGGTCATTCAGCACGATCTATTCAACCATGACGGACTGACACAGGATGGGGTAACCGAAGCGTTCGTCGAGTTTGCCAAGAAGGAGAAGCTCAGTTTTTTTCTCTAA
- a CDS encoding GSU2403 family nucleotidyltransferase fold protein, which produces MKKVRKTFRWIDIGEDARRQYINAQATFTAWEDARKAASEVRGGMYWKRQGATEYLIRTSPSNAQKSIGLRSEKTEQIYQNFIARKAEVEQRLAGLTSALERQQRMNRALFVGRAPRILIDILNKLAKEGLSEYFTVIGTHALYAYEAAAGVGIGEEAALATQDIDLLLDTRKRLSFITRMANLGTSMLKLIQKVDSTFKIRDDQKYTAVNSKGFEVDIIRREPKDDDPHPLRLTDEDDEFYAVPARNAGLLLNGPRFSAVIVSTTGHMARMNTISPVSFVRFKRWMAEQPDREPMKRTRDILQANMVEELITEYLPHLSVSN; this is translated from the coding sequence ATGAAAAAAGTACGGAAAACATTCCGGTGGATTGATATAGGTGAAGATGCCAGGCGGCAATACATTAACGCTCAGGCAACATTCACGGCTTGGGAAGATGCCCGAAAAGCTGCTTCTGAAGTACGAGGCGGCATGTATTGGAAGCGACAGGGTGCAACTGAATACTTGATCCGGACTTCGCCCAGTAACGCCCAAAAAAGTATTGGCCTTCGCTCCGAAAAGACGGAACAGATTTACCAAAATTTCATTGCCAGAAAAGCTGAGGTCGAGCAAAGGCTCGCCGGGCTCACCAGCGCACTTGAGCGACAACAGCGGATGAACCGAGCGCTTTTTGTTGGCCGGGCTCCTCGCATACTTATCGACATACTAAACAAGCTCGCCAAAGAAGGGCTTTCGGAGTATTTCACGGTCATTGGCACTCATGCCCTATACGCCTATGAAGCTGCCGCAGGCGTTGGTATTGGAGAAGAGGCAGCATTGGCAACGCAGGACATTGACCTTCTTCTGGATACCCGGAAGCGCCTGAGCTTCATCACACGGATGGCCAATTTGGGCACATCAATGCTAAAGCTGATCCAGAAAGTAGATTCCACCTTCAAAATCCGCGACGACCAGAAGTACACTGCTGTCAATAGCAAGGGCTTTGAAGTCGATATCATCCGAAGGGAACCGAAAGACGATGACCCCCACCCGTTGCGATTGACTGATGAGGATGATGAGTTCTATGCCGTACCAGCTCGGAATGCTGGTTTACTTCTCAATGGGCCGCGTTTTTCTGCGGTGATCGTTTCCACGACCGGCCACATGGCACGGATGAACACTATTTCTCCAGTCTCATTCGTCAGGTTCAAAAGATGGATGGCTGAACAGCCTGACCGGGAGCCGATGAAGCGCACAAGAGACATCCTTCAGGCGAATATGGTCGAAGAGCTGATCACCGAATACCTCCCCCACTTGTCAGTTAGTAACTAA